The following proteins are encoded in a genomic region of Serinus canaria isolate serCan28SL12 chromosome 13, serCan2020, whole genome shotgun sequence:
- the SLC25A48 gene encoding solute carrier family 25 member 48, with product MGSVQLQDFVAGLVGGIASVVAGHPLDTVKTRLQAGQGYGNTLKCVLTVYRNESLTGFFKGMSFPLASIGIYSSVVFGVFSNTQRFLSQLHHGDPAAAPSLGDMTLASLVAGVISVGIGTPVELVKIRLQMQTQPYTKGNVKLNSTDPGSPVYRGPIHCLRTILQKEGIPGIYRGNVAMLLRDVPGYCAYFIPYAMFCDWITPHGSIAPNPFSIWVAGGVAGAVSWAVCTPMDVVKSRLQADGVYSNQYKGTIDCMLQSYQNEGLKVFFRGLLVNTVRGFPSSAAMFLGYELSLKAMKRCQSETNP from the exons ATGGGGAGCGTCCAGCTGCAGGACTTCGTGGCCGGCTTGGTGGGCG GAATTGCCAGTGTGGTTGCGGGCCATCCCCTGGACACGGTCAAG ACTCGTTTGCAAGCTGGACAAGGATATGGAAATACACTCAAGTGCGTTCTCACTGTGTACAGAAATGAGTCT CTGACAGGCTTCTTCAAGGGCATGTCCTTCCCACTGGCCAGCATTGGCATCTACAGCTCGGTGGTGTTCGGGGTCTTCAGCAACACGCAGCGGTTCCTGAGCCAGCTCCACCACGGGGACCCGGCGGCCGCGCCCTCGCTCGGCGACATGACCCTGGCCAGCCTCGTGGCTGGGGTCATCTCTGTGGGCATTGGCACTCCCGTGGAACTGGTCAAGATAAGGCTACAGATGCAAACACAGCCCTACACCAAAG gGAACGTTAAACTAAATTCCACAGATCCTGGATCTCCTGTGTACCGAGGCCCAATTCACTGCTTGAGGACAATCCTCCAGAAAGAGGGGATTCCAGGAATATACCGAGGcaatgtagcaatgctcctgCGGGATGTTCCCGGGTACTGCGCCTATTTCATCCCGTACGCAATGTTCTGTGACTGGATAACTCCTCATGGAAGCATTGCTCCTAATCCCTTCTCTATCTGGGTGGCAGGGGGTGTCGCAG gAGCTGTTTCCTGGGCAGTATGTACTCCAATGGATGTTGTGAAAAGTCGACTTCAGGCAGATGGGGTTTATTCAAACCAGTACAAAGGGACCATTGACTGCATGTTGCAGAGCTACCAGAATGAGGGCTTAAAA GTCTTTTTTAGGGGCCTCCTGGTCAATACAGTAAGAGGATTCCCATCAAGTGCAGCCATGTTTCTTGGCTATGAACTTTCTCTCAAAGCAATGAAAAGATGCCAAAGTGAGACCAATCCCTAA